The genomic stretch GCGCCAGGAGCAATGTATCGACATTTCCCATGCTCTGATTGGTCAGGTCGGGCACATTGAGGTCCCCGTTGTGGCTCTTCCAGCCCTGTCCTGCGTCGCCCCAGAAGCCGCTGAGGGAGGCTTTTTGAAGGACCTGTTTGTGGACGCACCAGTAATTCGCTGCCTCGGGCGTGGCGCCGTTGAATCCGAAGCACACCCCCACCGCCTCGTACCCGTCCGGAGCGGTGGGCCAGAAGTAGGCGATGTTGTTGTCGTTGCCGGAGTGCTTGTCATCGAGTATCCACTCGAAACCCGTCGGGTGTTTCAGCAGCGGCTGGCCATCGATGGCCAACTGGCCCGGGATAGGGGCGACCAGCATGACAGCAGCCCGGCCCGGGTCGGCGTTATTGATCGTCGCGAAGTCACCGAGGGGCAGGAACTGGTCGGTGCTGTCGGCCGGAGCCGGGAACGAGTAGAAGCTGATCTGGGTATCGCCCTTTTCGGAGTTCCACCCGTTGTGCAGCTGTGATGCCGCAGTGAACTTCAGGAGCAAGGGAGCAAACGGTGCCCCGTTTTTCGCGTAGTCGGCTTCCTGGATGGCCTGAAGAATCTTTTCGGCCGGCTGGCTCGAGACGACCGTTTCCTGACCGGATGTTGCAGTGGTGCTCATGAAGACCCCAATACAAAAGAAGGAATGGCGCCGCGCCATCTGCCGACGCCAATGGACCTGGACCGCGCACAGCACCGCAAAGGGAATCCGGTATGCTGCAGCGCGGGAAAGCCGGCAAGAAGGCCGAGCGAATTGTCCTGTCCGTAGCCCCAGCGCATGAACAGGCCCGCAGCGACTGCAGCGGAGGCCTTCATGCTCCCGGGCCGATGATCACCTGTCAATGGGTAGGCCGGCCCACTTCATTCAGCAGGCCCAAATTGAATGCGGACAGGTTACGGTTTGTGCGAGCTGCGCCGGCCCCGTCGGTAGCGGTCATGGGCCTTGCCGACCTGCTCCTGCCAGAAGTCCAGCTCGTCGCGCTGCGCCGGGTCAAAGAAGTGTTCCTGTTCGGCGAGCTTGAAGAACCCCTTGCCAGGTCCGTTCTCGGCGGAGTGCTTCACCAGGGACGTCAGCATGAAGTCCGGGTTGAGCGCCCAGTCCTGGATGGCGATGCGGCCCAGCAGCTGGCCCATCTCCGCGCGGCCAAGGTCTGTCGTAAGGTCGAAGCCAGGGAGGCCCGTGGCATCCATCAGGGCCTTGTTGAACTCCCCGTAGGTGGTCAGTCCGCCGTCACGGGCGATCCGCTTCAGGATCTCGTGCCCTTCGAGGACCAGTTCCTTCAGTTCTGATTCGCTGCGTTCCGCCATTCTTCCCTCCTTTTGCCGCCAGCCTAACAGCGGCCGTCCTCCGCTTCGGGGACGCAACTCGCCGGGTCCCTGCGCATTGGGCAAGGCATGAGCGTGAAGTGCACATAGAGTTCAGAAAAGAGACCGTTCCATAGGCGTGGGGGATTCATGAAGATCAAAGTCCTGGCTATTGCCCTGGCATGCACGACACTGCTCTCCGGGTGCGGAGCCACTATTCAGAAGGACGCCTCCTACAAGGACGTCATAGCTCTGCGGGACGCCTACCTCGCCGCGGCGGTGGTGAAGGACCCGAAATGTGAAGACAAGCCCACCCAGGACGCCAAAGCTGACCAGGGATGGCAGGCAACAACCTGCGGCGCAAACACGGTCCTCGTGACCTTCGATAACAGTGCGGCCTTGGACAAGATGGTGGCCCAGGACGTGAAGTTCAAGGAGGCCCGGGACGCGATTCTCGTCGGTCCCAACTGGGAGGTCAGGGGCCCGGAGTTCGAGGTAAAAGATCTCCAGGCCAAGCTTGGCGGCCAA from Pseudarthrobacter chlorophenolicus A6 encodes the following:
- a CDS encoding Vps62-related protein, which produces MSTTATSGQETVVSSQPAEKILQAIQEADYAKNGAPFAPLLLKFTAASQLHNGWNSEKGDTQISFYSFPAPADSTDQFLPLGDFATINNADPGRAAVMLVAPIPGQLAIDGQPLLKHPTGFEWILDDKHSGNDNNIAYFWPTAPDGYEAVGVCFGFNGATPEAANYWCVHKQVLQKASLSGFWGDAGQGWKSHNGDLNVPDLTNQSMGNVDTLLLAPTTFLSVEKGGDLGRGLVLGKLFLDAKIPVADPVYYDDCQEGDKTVPGLAPAAVLPCTVVTDPNENSSPLTDPFYYLASEPYWDCFQRLPSEKATHWSRQVSVGTTTTDSNTFQRTSSLTVGAETGVEAEGLSAKVSVSFTDEMQVSVYHADEKSSLQVTTADIDLPTAKMVFVWLERTNIVLYRTEGSPDTGAEVANAVLFEKASVACTHSPS